In one Myxococcaceae bacterium JPH2 genomic region, the following are encoded:
- the truB gene encoding tRNA pseudouridine(55) synthase TruB yields MDGVLVIDKPTGPTSFDVVRQVRTLLKVKKAGHTGTLDPMATGVLPVCLGDATKVAGYITEGDKAYDAVVRLGQETDTQDAQGKVLATAPVPALTAALLESALTSFRGTFEQVPPMYSAVKVAGKRLYELARAGEEIERASRTVTVYELVLRDFSADRLWLSVRCSKGFFVRTLAADLGRALGCGAHLESLRRTGSGPFTLARALPLAELGALAAAGAVAGRLVSMSDALTELPAVRVSAEDARRVSHGVPVEVSPVPGRVRVLGPEDALLAVGEVVSGRLRYLRVLV; encoded by the coding sequence ATGGACGGCGTCCTGGTCATCGACAAGCCGACTGGACCCACGTCATTCGACGTGGTCCGGCAGGTGCGCACCCTCCTGAAGGTGAAGAAGGCGGGCCACACGGGGACCCTGGACCCCATGGCCACCGGTGTGTTGCCGGTGTGCTTGGGAGACGCCACCAAGGTGGCGGGCTACATCACCGAGGGCGACAAGGCCTACGACGCCGTCGTGCGCCTGGGGCAGGAGACGGACACCCAGGACGCGCAGGGCAAGGTGCTGGCGACGGCGCCCGTCCCCGCGCTCACGGCGGCGCTGCTGGAGTCCGCGCTCACGTCCTTTCGGGGGACGTTCGAGCAGGTCCCGCCGATGTACTCGGCGGTGAAGGTGGCGGGCAAACGACTCTACGAGCTGGCTCGGGCCGGCGAGGAGATCGAGCGCGCCAGCCGCACCGTCACGGTGTACGAGCTGGTGCTGCGCGACTTCTCGGCGGATCGCCTGTGGCTGTCCGTGCGCTGCTCCAAGGGCTTCTTCGTGCGCACGCTGGCCGCGGACCTGGGGCGCGCGCTCGGATGTGGCGCGCATCTCGAGTCGCTGCGGCGGACCGGAAGCGGTCCCTTCACGCTGGCGCGGGCCCTGCCGCTCGCGGAGCTGGGCGCGCTGGCGGCGGCGGGCGCGGTGGCCGGGCGGCTCGTCTCCATGTCGGACGCGCTCACGGAGCTGCCGGCGGTGCGCGTGTCCGCGGAGGATGCGCGTCGCGTCTCGCATGGTGTGCCGGTGGAAGTGTCGCCGGTGCCCGGGCGGGTGCGCGTGCTCGGTCCCGAGGATGCGCTGCTCGCGGTGGGCGAGGTCGTCTCGGGCCGGCTGCGCTACCTGCGCGTGCTCGTCTGA
- the rpsO gene encoding 30S ribosomal protein S15 yields the protein MSLHHERKTELVSKFRTHETDTGSPEVQVALLSERINMLTEHFKTHKKDHHSRRGLLKLVGQRRRLLDYLKTKDVARYKKLIEGLGIRK from the coding sequence ATGTCGTTGCATCACGAGCGCAAGACCGAGCTGGTGTCGAAGTTCCGTACCCACGAGACGGACACGGGCTCTCCCGAGGTGCAGGTGGCGCTGCTGTCCGAGCGCATCAACATGCTCACCGAGCACTTCAAGACCCACAAGAAGGACCACCACTCTCGGCGCGGTCTGCTGAAGCTGGTGGGCCAGCGCCGCCGGTTGCTGGACTACCTGAAGACGAAGGATGTGGCCCGATACAAGAAGCTCATCGAGGGCCTCGGCATCCGCAAGTAA
- a CDS encoding MoaD/ThiS family protein — MFPSQEVTVVVAPALRGAFDGRRELRLGVPVPSSVGDVVETLLKLYPSARKLLLSERAGGPAVYLHLALDAGAGEAWAQEVSEPAQGRTLYVFALSRPSPGGRAGVDG, encoded by the coding sequence GTGTTCCCCTCCCAGGAAGTGACCGTGGTGGTGGCCCCAGCGCTGCGCGGCGCCTTTGACGGCCGGCGCGAGCTGCGCCTGGGCGTGCCAGTGCCCTCGTCGGTGGGCGACGTGGTGGAGACCCTGCTGAAGCTCTATCCCAGCGCGCGCAAGCTCTTGCTGAGTGAGCGGGCGGGCGGGCCGGCGGTCTACCTGCACCTGGCGCTGGACGCGGGGGCCGGCGAGGCGTGGGCGCAGGAGGTGTCCGAGCCAGCCCAAGGCCGCACGCTGTACGTCTTCGCACTGTCGCGCCCGTCGCCTGGTGGGCGTGCGGGCGTCGATGGTTGA
- a CDS encoding M23 family metallopeptidase, with protein MFLRRSKGLLDFAMAALCIWAAYHHTPAGALARRAGAWALGVPTSARPLLAYYDGGADSDSPTVVGAPEGALAHPLSDDEALAWGVHLSLVGMDPRARERALGAAQVLGLSPSLLLDAREGPGAARRLLAALAADFPDEEARLTAAFAGAAPARYAVERVRAEGQSPTLERLSRQLPPGFESASTGAARALALATAFALAWPVPEGTPVTSPFGYRVHPVLGTRKLHTGVDLGVRSGTSVVAVAAGVVRRASEDAVNGRVLVVDHGRGVTTAYCHNSELLVRVGERIERGQVIAHSGSTGRSTGPHLHYQLELAAQPVDPLRFRTHVRVAGGGTEL; from the coding sequence ATGTTCCTGCGACGCTCGAAGGGACTGCTGGACTTCGCGATGGCCGCGCTCTGCATCTGGGCCGCGTACCACCACACGCCCGCGGGCGCGCTGGCTCGGCGAGCGGGGGCCTGGGCGCTGGGGGTCCCCACTTCGGCTCGGCCGCTGCTCGCGTACTACGACGGCGGCGCGGACTCCGACAGCCCCACCGTGGTGGGGGCTCCCGAGGGCGCGCTCGCGCACCCGTTGTCGGATGACGAGGCCCTGGCGTGGGGTGTTCACCTGTCGCTCGTGGGGATGGATCCGCGTGCCCGGGAGCGTGCCCTCGGGGCAGCCCAGGTGCTGGGGCTCTCGCCCTCGCTGCTGCTCGATGCTCGGGAAGGGCCTGGCGCCGCGCGGAGGCTGCTCGCGGCGTTGGCGGCGGACTTTCCCGACGAGGAGGCTCGGCTGACGGCGGCCTTCGCGGGGGCCGCGCCCGCGCGCTACGCGGTGGAGCGGGTGCGCGCGGAGGGGCAGTCGCCGACGCTGGAGCGCCTCTCTCGGCAGCTCCCACCTGGGTTCGAGAGCGCGTCCACGGGGGCTGCTCGGGCGCTGGCGCTCGCCACGGCCTTCGCGCTGGCGTGGCCCGTGCCGGAGGGGACTCCGGTGACGAGTCCCTTCGGCTATCGCGTCCACCCCGTGCTGGGCACTCGCAAGCTGCACACCGGAGTGGACCTGGGCGTGCGCTCGGGCACCTCGGTGGTGGCGGTGGCTGCGGGCGTGGTCCGCCGGGCGAGCGAGGACGCGGTGAACGGCCGCGTGCTCGTGGTGGACCATGGGCGGGGCGTGACGACGGCGTACTGTCACAACTCGGAGCTGCTCGTCCGGGTGGGCGAGCGCATCGAGCGAGGGCAGGTGATTGCTCACTCCGGCAGCACGGGGCGCTCCACGGGGCCTCATCTGCATTACCAACTGGAGCTGGCCGCGCAGCCGGTGGACCCCCTGCGCTTCCGGACCCATGTGCGCGTGGCGGGGGGCGGCACGGAGCTGTGA
- the dut gene encoding dUTP diphosphatase, whose product MSSPLTLKVRRVRAHTDPLPLPRYESAQAAGLDLRADIEGELVLGPLERKVVPTGLALALPPGFEGQVRPRSGLALRHGITLLNSPGTVDADYRGEVQVILVNLSQEAFTVRRGDRVAQLVVAPVTQVALREVEVLDATERGGNGFGSTGL is encoded by the coding sequence ATGTCTTCCCCCCTCACGTTGAAGGTGCGCCGCGTCCGAGCGCACACGGACCCACTGCCCCTGCCACGCTACGAGTCGGCGCAGGCCGCGGGGCTCGACCTGCGGGCGGACATCGAGGGCGAGCTGGTGCTGGGGCCGCTGGAGCGGAAGGTGGTCCCCACCGGGCTGGCGCTCGCCCTCCCGCCCGGGTTCGAGGGGCAGGTCCGGCCGCGCTCCGGGCTGGCGTTGCGCCATGGCATCACCCTGCTCAACTCCCCTGGGACGGTGGACGCCGACTACCGCGGCGAGGTGCAGGTCATCCTGGTGAACCTGTCCCAAGAGGCTTTCACGGTGCGCCGGGGCGACCGGGTGGCCCAGCTGGTGGTGGCGCCCGTTACCCAGGTGGCGCTGCGCGAGGTGGAGGTCCTGGACGCCACGGAGCGGGGGGGGAACGGGTTCGGCTCCACGGGGCTCTGA
- the pnp gene encoding polyribonucleotide nucleotidyltransferase translates to MLKKSVKIGESELSIEVGRLAKQADGAVVVRYGDTMLLVTAVSAREKKDVDFLPLTVEYQEKLYSAGRIPGSYFKREGRLTEKETLASRLVDRSCRPLFPDGYAYETQVIASVISADPENEGDIHGITGASAALWVSDIPFNGPIAGIRVGRVAGQLVANPTLKQREQSDLDLVMAVSREAIVMVEGGAEEVSEADMVAALEFGFKSAQPALDLQDELRRELKKTVRAFDKGAAVDDALRAKVRELAMDGIKAGYSVNEKGARYEALGKAKKETVAKLKEQMGDAFTPLVEKHAKSVVEDLKYEHMRELTVNGGRIGGRGHDVVRSITCEVGVLPRTHGSAVFTRGETQALVVATLGTSEDEQRLELLSGMAFKRFMLHYNFPPFSVNETKPLRGPGRREIGHGALAERALRNMVPKSESFPYTVRLVSDILESNGSSSMASVCGGTLALMDAGVPIKSPVAGIAMGLVKEGEKVAILSDILGDEDHLGDMDFKVCGTTKGITSIQMDIKITGLTTEIMSRALEQARQGRIHILGEMLKTLAVPRKEISQYAPRITTIQIRPEFIKNVIGPGGKVIKDIIARTGAAINIEDSGRVDIASANGDSVKAAIAMIQALTREAEIGKIYTGTVRKIAEFGAFVELFPGTDGLIHISELSDKRVKSVSDVLKEGDEVLVKVVSIDKTGKIRLSRKEAMAERAATQQQGAEAVAAAPAATQPDAKA, encoded by the coding sequence ATGCTGAAGAAGAGCGTCAAGATTGGCGAGAGCGAGCTGAGCATCGAGGTGGGTCGTCTGGCCAAGCAGGCCGACGGCGCCGTGGTGGTTCGCTATGGCGACACCATGCTGCTCGTCACGGCGGTGAGCGCGCGCGAGAAGAAGGACGTCGACTTCCTCCCGCTCACCGTGGAGTACCAGGAGAAGCTGTACTCGGCGGGCCGCATCCCCGGCAGCTACTTCAAGCGCGAGGGTCGGCTCACGGAGAAGGAGACGCTGGCCAGCCGTCTGGTGGACCGCTCGTGCCGCCCGCTGTTCCCGGATGGGTACGCGTACGAGACGCAGGTCATCGCGAGCGTCATCTCCGCGGATCCGGAGAACGAGGGCGACATCCACGGCATCACCGGCGCGTCCGCGGCGCTGTGGGTGTCGGACATCCCGTTCAACGGTCCCATCGCGGGCATCCGCGTGGGCCGCGTGGCGGGTCAGCTCGTCGCCAACCCCACGCTGAAGCAGCGTGAGCAGAGCGACCTGGACCTGGTGATGGCCGTCAGCCGCGAGGCCATCGTCATGGTGGAGGGTGGCGCCGAGGAGGTCAGCGAGGCGGACATGGTGGCCGCGCTCGAGTTCGGCTTCAAGTCGGCCCAGCCCGCGCTGGACCTGCAGGACGAGCTGCGCCGCGAGCTGAAGAAGACGGTGCGCGCGTTCGACAAGGGCGCGGCGGTGGATGACGCCCTGCGCGCCAAGGTGCGCGAGCTGGCGATGGACGGCATCAAGGCCGGCTACTCGGTGAACGAGAAGGGCGCGCGCTACGAGGCGCTGGGCAAGGCGAAGAAGGAGACCGTCGCCAAGCTGAAGGAGCAGATGGGCGACGCCTTCACGCCGCTCGTCGAGAAGCACGCCAAGTCGGTGGTCGAGGACCTGAAGTACGAGCACATGCGCGAGCTCACCGTGAACGGTGGCCGCATCGGTGGCCGCGGTCACGACGTGGTGCGCTCCATCACCTGTGAAGTGGGCGTGCTCCCGCGCACCCACGGCAGCGCGGTGTTCACCCGTGGCGAGACGCAGGCGCTCGTGGTGGCCACGCTCGGCACCAGCGAGGACGAGCAGCGGTTGGAGCTGCTGAGCGGCATGGCGTTCAAGCGCTTCATGCTGCACTACAACTTCCCGCCGTTCAGCGTGAACGAGACCAAGCCGCTGCGCGGCCCGGGCCGGCGTGAGATTGGCCACGGCGCCCTGGCGGAGCGCGCGCTGCGCAACATGGTCCCGAAGAGCGAGTCGTTCCCCTACACGGTTCGCCTCGTGTCGGACATCCTCGAGTCCAACGGCTCCTCGTCCATGGCCTCGGTGTGCGGTGGCACGCTGGCGCTGATGGACGCGGGCGTCCCCATCAAGTCGCCGGTGGCCGGCATCGCCATGGGTCTGGTGAAGGAGGGCGAGAAGGTCGCCATCCTGTCGGACATCCTCGGTGACGAGGACCACCTGGGCGACATGGACTTCAAGGTCTGTGGCACCACGAAGGGCATCACGTCCATCCAGATGGACATCAAGATCACCGGCCTCACCACGGAGATCATGAGCCGCGCGCTGGAGCAGGCGCGCCAGGGCCGCATCCACATCCTGGGCGAGATGCTCAAGACGCTGGCGGTGCCGCGCAAGGAGATCAGCCAGTACGCGCCGCGCATCACGACCATCCAGATTCGTCCCGAGTTCATCAAGAACGTCATCGGGCCGGGCGGCAAGGTCATCAAGGACATCATCGCCCGCACGGGTGCCGCGATTAACATCGAGGACAGCGGCCGGGTGGACATCGCGAGCGCCAACGGCGATTCCGTGAAGGCGGCCATCGCGATGATCCAGGCGCTCACGCGCGAGGCGGAGATCGGGAAGATCTACACGGGCACGGTGCGGAAGATCGCCGAGTTCGGCGCCTTCGTGGAGTTGTTCCCGGGCACCGACGGCCTCATCCACATCTCCGAGCTGTCCGACAAGCGCGTCAAGAGCGTGTCCGACGTGCTGAAGGAGGGCGACGAGGTGCTGGTGAAGGTCGTCAGCATCGACAAGACGGGCAAGATTCGTCTGTCGCGCAAGGAGGCCATGGCCGAGCGCGCTGCCACGCAGCAGCAGGGCGCCGAGGCCGTTGCCGCCGCCCCCGCGGCCACGCAGCCGGACGCGAAGGCCTAA